The DNA segment GGATTAGAGCAATGGTGTACTGACTATCCTAACGGAGACTTATGCAAAATCTGGAATTATGGAAAAGATATGGGATGGTTGGAATTAGGCAGAGGATCCAACTATCTCATGTCTTTCGGTCACGTACCATTAGCGGAGAAGTACGTTCCAGGTAATAGTAAGTTGATGTTCGATAAAGGTATAATAAATTTGGAAAATTGGGAAAAAATTGATTTAGATCAGAACAATATTCTAGAATTTGTGTCAAGTTCTTATTATACTTACGATGAAGGCGAAAAGATAGGGCTACATCCATTTGATGGCGAGACTAAACCGTTACCTCCAAATGCTAGTTCTAGTAAATATACATTCACAAAGGCATTCAGATATAAATTGGGAAACTCACTTATCGCTCCAGAAGTGGGAGCAATATCAATGCTTACTGTAGGAGGGAACAGTTTAATGGTGGATTTAGTAAGAAGATTTAAATCGAATGTGCTATTAAGGGAAATAGCTAGAATAATTAGATTGGCCCTAATTCATAAGATTATCATGGACGAATTGAACGACTATGATATAAATAAACCGGCATATAAAAAACCAGATGAAGTTAACACTACTAGAGGATATGGAATGCTGGAAGCACCTAGAGGTTCTTTAGGTCATTGGATAGTAATAAAAGAGGGTAAGATATATAATTATCAGATAGTAACTCCAACGCAAATAAATATGGGACCAGAAGATCCTTTCGGTAACTTAAGTCATCTGAGCTTATCCCTTCTTGGAACAGAAGTTAATGATGTAAATAATCCAATAGAGGTTGCTCACGTAGTTAGATCTCACGATGCATGTATGGTGTGTAATGTACACTTCTTCGATTCAGGATTAGAAAAAATGGTGATAAGGCTTTGAAAATAATAGGAATAGGTCACGAGGATTTTGAAGAAGAAGGAAAAATTGCTAAAGATTTTGGAGGTGTTTACATAGGAAATAAATTAATCTTACTTGAAGATCTAATGAAGAATGAAGATGAAGTAATAATTATAGATTCGCTAAGGAGAGAAGGGTTCATAGTCATGACGGTGGAGAATATTTATCCAGGAATTTTCTCTTATAATGAGCTTGAGAACTATCTCCTAAACGCAAAAATAAAGGGAATTAGCCCAAGAATTACAATAGTAGCATTCTCTAAAAATTATGAGGAATTAGTAAGATGCTTTCTGAATTGCAAGCTCTCGAAGAAATAAATACTGCACCTAGAAGAGTTGACGAGTTAAGATTAAAGGATATTAATATTGACGATCTAATAAATAGAGGATTAGTCAAAGAAGAAAACGGCTGGCTTTACTTGACTGACGCTGGAATAAAAAGATTAGCAGAGTTATATGGAATTTTGGACTCTCTACAAGAAATTTACATCAATATGGCTAATGGAATTAAGACTAAAATAAGCGAAATAGATGAGAAAGTTCTAAACTCTGGCCTAGTAGAAATAAAAGGCGATTATGTAGAATTAAATTTTGAGGGAATAAAACTAATTGCTCAAAGGATTGCGGAAAAAATGTCCAGAGCCCATTAACAGAAACCTCCTATTCTCTTTTTCGAAATCAGCTTACTTCCCTCATATATGCTTACTTCTGTAACAAAGCAAGAATCTAAAGAACTTACAGCCAAGGAAATCTCCCAGGGGTTTTTTGGATCTTTAACTGGAATTCCTTTAACGGCGTACTCTAATGCTCCACCCGGAGAAGCATTAAATGATGTTGGTTGTATTATAGCATAATCATTTACTTTATCATCTTTAATTGAAACTTTGTGTAAAAGGGATCCTCTTATAGATTCAATCGTCCCTATGCCGCTTCCCAAAATCTCGTATCCATCAGTCTCTCCATCAAAATCAGTTAATTCACTCAGTAATTTACAAGCTACTTTTATTCTACTAATTTCTCTAAGTAATGGAGATGGACCGTATTTATTATGGAGACTTTTAACCATGCCATCAAAGGTTAGTGCTTGAGCTAAGGGACCGACTTCCACATGATCACCATTATATGTTACATCTAACCCAGTATCCTTTAACTTAGACAAATCGATAGTAGCTGAAAACGGAAAACCTACCACTAGGTATTTACCTATTCCGGCAGTCCAGTAGGGTACTTTTTTAAGTAAAGCTAGGTCTCCTTTTAGTTCATCAATATTATTTATGCTAAGAAATTCTTCAATTTTCATACCTATGACTTCCTCTTCAACCACTTTTCTAAGAAATTCGATGTCATCTTTACTTAGCTTGACCTTAAATCCTTTATTTAGGTAATTAGTGGAAGGCCATTTTCCTCCTATTTTTTCCATAATTTCCTTAACTTTTTTGGAAAAAGGAATTATCCTTTTAAACCTTTCCCCTGTGGGAAAATCGTAATTTCTATCTCCTATATATGGAAACCAATATACGTAAGGATGCTTAATATGACTTTCTATTATTTCTAGCGATACAGCAATTCTTGATAATATTTCACTATTATGATTAATAATACTTATAGCCCGTGCGAATGCAGAAACGTGGGACTGACTACAAGTAGCCAGAACTCTTGGTATAATATCTTGAACTTCTCTAACTTTCTTATTTATAAATGCTTTTTCATATCCCCTTAATTTATTCCCAGAAGATTGAGCAGATACAACTACGTTATTTTCAATATTTATTCTTAAACTAATAGCTTCAAGATCTAATGGATTCATTAAATAATCTTTGAAATCTTTCTTTTTAATGCTATCTAATTAAAACTGTATATAAACAATACTTTTAAATGTTACCAATAATTCTTAATTATGTGTTTAAGTTTTCCAGCAAAAGTCATTGACGTTCAAGATAGTATAGTTTTCGTGGACTATGGTAATGGAATAATAGAACCAGTATTAGCTAATGGTTTTGAAGACCTTAAGCCAGGGGATTATGTAATAGTTAGTTACGGCATGATATATGAAAAAATTTCAAAAGAAGAGTTCGACGAAATTCTAAATTACGAGAAAGAAATTAACAGCGTGATCCATAATGTATGACCCATATGATATGGCATACGTAGGTAAGGTTATTAAAATTAATAATGAAGGCTCTGCAATAGTTGACTTTAACGGAATAAGAAGAGAAGTTGAGCTTGGTCTAGTAAACGCCAAAATAGGAGACTATGTCTTAGTACATGCAGGCTACGCCATAAAGGTTATAAATGAAGAAGACGTTAAAGATGAGCTGAAAAACTTCATAAAATCATTAAAATAGGCAATGAGAGACTACTATTATGAAGGCTTATAGAATACTTGTCTCTGGCATTGTGCAAGGAGTAGGTTTTAGACCATTCATCTATAGGATAGCGGTAAAATCTAATGTTTACGGCTATGTAAAAAATTTGGGCGGAAGCGAAGTAGAAATTAAGATTATAGGCAGAGAAGAAAATATAGGCAAGTTCTTTTCCCTACTTTTCTCTAAAATTCCACCACCGGCTAAAATCGAAAAAATACTGATAGAAGAAGATAATGTACAAGACATCCACGAGTTTAAAATTTTGCCTAGTGGCAACGTAGTAAATGAACCTAGTCAAATACCTCCAGACCTATCAATATGCGACGATTGTTTAAGAGAAATTTTGGATCCTAAAGATAGACGATATAAATATCCCTTCAATAGTTGTGCCTACTGCGGACCAAGGTATTCAATGCTTTACAAAATTCCGTATGATAGAGAAAATACTGCTATGAGAGATTTTCCTTTATGTGATAAATGTAAAGCAGAATACGAAGATCCTGAAAACGAGAGACGATTCGATGCACAGGGAATAAGTTGTCCTATTTGCGGTCCTAAAGTTTTCCTCTCTACAAGTGATGGAGAAATAATACAAGACAAAGATCCCATAGCTACTGCTGCTAAGCTTATTGAGGAAGGGTACATTTTGGCAATAAAAGGAATAGGAGGTTTTCACATTGCAGCCAACCCATTTGACGATGACGTTGTAATAAAACTAAGAGAAAGGAAAAACAGACCTCAACAGCCTTTTGCACTAATGGCTTTATCAGTAGACGTTATTAAAAAATACGCTGAAGTAAGCCAGTTAGAAGAGGAATTACTAAAATCCTTAGAGAGACCTATAGTATTACTTAGGAAAAAAGAGGATTCAGAAATTTCTAAGTACGTTTCTCCTTACCTAGATAGAGAAGGATTCTTCTTATATTATACTGGATTGCATTATTTACTACTCGACAATCTTAAGGAAAAAATATCAATAATGACGAGCGGAAATAAACACGGCTTACCAATGTGCACCGATGAGGAATGCGTGAAAACTAAACTAAAAGGAGTTGTAGATTATATTTTATATCATAATAGAAAAATTGTAAATAGAGTTGATGACAGCGTGATAAGAATATCTTCAGGGAGAATTATGTTCCTCAGGAGGAGCAGAGGATATGCCCCCACATGGATAAGAATAAAGAGAAAATTGAGAAAAGTTACTGTAGCGGTTGGCGCAGAACTACAGAACGTTGGTGCTGTAGCTTTCGATGATAAGGTTATCCTTACTCAATACATAGGTGACACTGACGAGCTAAACACTCTAGAAGAACTGGAAAAATATATAAAGTTCTTCTTAAATACCTACCACCTAACTCCTGAAGTTATAGTAGCAGATAAGAATCCAGCATACCAAAGCACTAGACTCGCTTCAAAACTTTCAGAAGAATACTCAGCAGAGCTGGTACAAGTACAACATCACTTAGCTCAC comes from the Acidianus infernus genome and includes:
- a CDS encoding HypC/HybG/HupF family hydrogenase formation chaperone, producing MYDPYDMAYVGKVIKINNEGSAIVDFNGIRREVELGLVNAKIGDYVLVHAGYAIKVINEEDVKDELKNFIKSLK
- a CDS encoding HypC/HybG/HupF family hydrogenase formation chaperone, which gives rise to MCLSFPAKVIDVQDSIVFVDYGNGIIEPVLANGFEDLKPGDYVIVSYGMIYEKISKEEFDEILNYEKEINSVIHNV
- the hypF gene encoding carbamoyltransferase HypF translates to MKAYRILVSGIVQGVGFRPFIYRIAVKSNVYGYVKNLGGSEVEIKIIGREENIGKFFSLLFSKIPPPAKIEKILIEEDNVQDIHEFKILPSGNVVNEPSQIPPDLSICDDCLREILDPKDRRYKYPFNSCAYCGPRYSMLYKIPYDRENTAMRDFPLCDKCKAEYEDPENERRFDAQGISCPICGPKVFLSTSDGEIIQDKDPIATAAKLIEEGYILAIKGIGGFHIAANPFDDDVVIKLRERKNRPQQPFALMALSVDVIKKYAEVSQLEEELLKSLERPIVLLRKKEDSEISKYVSPYLDREGFFLYYTGLHYLLLDNLKEKISIMTSGNKHGLPMCTDEECVKTKLKGVVDYILYHNRKIVNRVDDSVIRISSGRIMFLRRSRGYAPTWIRIKRKLRKVTVAVGAELQNVGAVAFDDKVILTQYIGDTDELNTLEELEKYIKFFLNTYHLTPEVIVADKNPAYQSTRLASKLSEEYSAELVQVQHHLAHGLSAMAEYGLNDAVGIIIDGIGYGDDGNGWGGEVINIKDHGEKYSREYHLKYVPYTGGDINSLKPDRMLALFLSTFMNWNEIQNYVKLSDTELKVLEYQTRKNRLFTSSTGRFLDSISALLDICHYRTYEGEPAIKLEAFARNGKLLDFEFPIINNEIDTTAAFKWIIENGIQDKPSIAYTIQYELGKALVRAALKLNPEKIVVSGGASVNEYILKGMIENSEGVEILTQSKVPPGDGGIALGQVYYISEEK
- a CDS encoding nickel-dependent hydrogenase large subunit, whose translation is MNEKIISPLNRVEGDLDLKVIIENNRVIRAYPMSRLFRGIEIILRNKYPMDSLVITPRICGICGASHLYATAQALDMAYNAYVPPNGVRLRNVMALAEMAQNDVRHTYLMFLIDTVNKKYENLPFYKDMVLRWAPYIGSSYKEAVKWSKKYTEIYAIFGGQWPHGSAMVPGGVTTDPYYNDIMKAKGILTHITVEFLEKTVLGGPLYQFLEINSLNGLEQWCTDYPNGDLCKIWNYGKDMGWLELGRGSNYLMSFGHVPLAEKYVPGNSKLMFDKGIINLENWEKIDLDQNNILEFVSSSYYTYDEGEKIGLHPFDGETKPLPPNASSSKYTFTKAFRYKLGNSLIAPEVGAISMLTVGGNSLMVDLVRRFKSNVLLREIARIIRLALIHKIIMDELNDYDINKPAYKKPDEVNTTRGYGMLEAPRGSLGHWIVIKEGKIYNYQIVTPTQINMGPEDPFGNLSHLSLSLLGTEVNDVNNPIEVAHVVRSHDACMVCNVHFFDSGLEKMVIRL
- a CDS encoding nickel-dependent hydrogenase large subunit; this encodes MNPLDLEAISLRINIENNVVVSAQSSGNKLRGYEKAFINKKVREVQDIIPRVLATCSQSHVSAFARAISIINHNSEILSRIAVSLEIIESHIKHPYVYWFPYIGDRNYDFPTGERFKRIIPFSKKVKEIMEKIGGKWPSTNYLNKGFKVKLSKDDIEFLRKVVEEEVIGMKIEEFLSINNIDELKGDLALLKKVPYWTAGIGKYLVVGFPFSATIDLSKLKDTGLDVTYNGDHVEVGPLAQALTFDGMVKSLHNKYGPSPLLREISRIKVACKLLSELTDFDGETDGYEILGSGIGTIESIRGSLLHKVSIKDDKVNDYAIIQPTSFNASPGGALEYAVKGIPVKDPKNPWEISLAVSSLDSCFVTEVSIYEGSKLISKKRIGGFC